A single genomic interval of Corvus cornix cornix isolate S_Up_H32 chromosome 1, ASM73873v5, whole genome shotgun sequence harbors:
- the TIMMDC1 gene encoding complex I assembly factor TIMMDC1, mitochondrial, with the protein MAERSGAQAGFGRPAPLPQTGWERLSELWRLDEQQHYPEETVNIAKSAFAAGVVGWVYGGLPAFVRARKAFIESSHGELFQNRADAVQSAHRAGLRSFIRYGWRWSWRVTAFTTIFNVVSTGLSVYRDKTTISNFAAAGAFTGSLFRMHLGLQGLAGGIVFGTAFGIPAGGLLMAMYGLAGETLQEKRSRERRELYEQRLAEWQSRLSVTEVLGQTENNAQGRPEMERELKSY; encoded by the exons ATGGCGGAGCGCTCCGGCGCTCAGGCCGGGTTTggccgccccgcgccgctgcCGCAGACCGGCTGGGAGCGGCTCAGCGAGCTCTGGCGGCTCGA CGAGCAGCAGCACTACCCAGAGGAGACGGTGAACATCGCCAAGTCGGCGTTCGCGGCGGGCGTGGTGGGCTGGGTGTACGGGGGGCTGCCCGCCTTCGTCAGGGCCCGCAAGGCCTTCATCGAGAGCAGCCACGGCGAGCTCTTCCAGAACCGCGCCGATGCCGTG CAATCTGCACACCGTGCTGGTCTCCGGAGTTTCATCCGCTACGGCTGGCGCTGGAGCTGGAGGGTCACGGCTTTCACCACGATATTCAA CGTGGTGAGCACGGGCCTGTCAGTGTACCGCGATAAAACCACCATCAGTAattttgctgcagcaggag cCTTCACTGGATCCCTTTTCAGAATGCACTTGGGCCTGCAGGGCCTGGCAGGGGGCATCGTGTTCGGAACGGCATTTGG GATCCCTGCAGGAGGCCTCCTAATGGCAATGTATGGCTTGGCTGGCGAGACCTTGCAGGAGAAGAGGAGTCGTGAGCGCAGGGAGCTGTACGAACAGAGGCTGGCAGAGTG GCAATCCAGGCTCAGTGTGACTGAAGTCTTAGgccaaacagaaaacaatgccCAGGGAAGAccagagatggagagagaactGAAGAGCTACTGA